A genomic region of Bombus fervidus isolate BK054 chromosome 17, iyBomFerv1, whole genome shotgun sequence contains the following coding sequences:
- the LOC139996094 gene encoding peptidyl-prolyl cis-trans isomerase sig-7 produces the protein MAVVVETTIGDFTVDLYTEERPQTCRNFLKLCKLKYYNWNLFHSVQSNFIAQTGDPTSTGKGGESVYGIVLGEKARYYEAEQMPKIKHDRSGLLSMVNCGSNMLGSQFFVTLAPELQSLDGEHCVFGEITEGLEIILKFNETICDGDHRPYQDIRISHTVILEDPFEDPKGFIIPDRSPPPSKEVLMSDRIGADEVIDDTAGMTAEEITEMQKEKEAKARATILEIVGDIPDAEMAPPENVLFVCKLNPVTTDDDLEIIFSRFGKIIGCEVIRDRQTGDSLQYAFIEFADRKSCEEAYFKMDNVLIDDRRIHVDFSQSVAKMRWKGKGKGVQYFDDEADEVGNKNLEKVISKHKQRDETRSKETEHRKYERIKDVDKARVEHTYNKDKYIEKEKYKVQRHRDSSRERYEYDSRRRKESKRRSRDKSRDRSRDRSKRESYREHKQKKKSDGEKKKWDRGNSGSSNEDLRYEKHKDGHSSYKKKRTKNRSAERYEKSEKHKQKRR, from the exons ATGGCGGTTGTAGTAGAAACTACTATAGGAGATTTTACTGTTGATTTATATACTGAAGAACGTCCACAAA CATGtcgaaattttttgaaattatgcaaattaaaatattacaactgGAACTTATTCCATTCTGTTCAAAGCAATTTTATTGCTCAAACCGGAGATCCCACCAGTACTGGGAAAGGTGGAGAAAGTGTCTATGGAATAGTGTTAGGTGAAAAAGCAAGATATTATGAAGCAGAGCAGATGCCAAAAATAAAGCACGATAGAAGTGGTTTATTGTCTATGGTTAATTGTGGCAGCAACATGCTTGGATCTCAGTTTTTTGTTACTCTTGCACCTGAACTTCAATCATTGGATGGAGAACATTGTGTATTTGGTGAAATTACAGAAGGTCTAGAAATTATTCTCAAGTTCAATGAAACTATCTGTGATGGGGATCACAGACCTTACCAGGATATACGTATCTCTCACACCGTTATTTTGGAAGATCCTTTCGAAGATCCAAAAGGTTTTATCATACCCGATCGAAGTCCACCACCCTCCAAAGAAGTTTTAATG agCGATAGGATCGGAGCTGACGAAGTGATAGATGATACAGCTGGTATGACGGCTGAAGAGATCACAGAAATgcagaaagagaaggaagctAAAGCAAGAGCAACAATATTGGAAATTGTGGGTGATATTCCAGATGCGGAAATGGCTCCACCTGAAAATGTTCTGTTTGTCTGTAAACTAAATCCTGTTACGACCGATGACGAtctcgaaattattttcagcagatttggaaaaattattgg tTGCGAAGTTATTAGAGATCGGCAAACTGGAGATTCATTGCAATATGCGTTCATCGAATTCGCTGATCGTAAAAGTTGCGAAGAAGCGTACTTTAAAATGGACAATGTATTGATCGACGATCGTCGTATACACGTTGATTTTTCGCAATCGGTAGCCAAAATGAGATGGAAAGGCAAGGGTAAAGGCGTACAATATTTTGACGATGAAGCTGATGAGGTTGGAAATAAGAATTTAGAAAAAGTCATTTCGAAGCATAAGCAGAGAGATGAAACTAGGAGCAAAGAAACAGAACACAGAAAATATGAGCGTATAAAGGACGTCGATAAAGCCAGGGTAGAACACACTTATAACAAGGATAAATATATAGAGAAGGAAAAGTATAAGGTACAAAGGCATCGTGATAGTTCGCGCGAAAGATACGAATACGACTCTAGACGGAGGAAAGAAAGCAAAAGGAGGAGTAGAGATAAAAGCAGAGATAGAAGCCGAGACAGAAGCAAAAGGGAAAGTTATAGAGAGcacaaacaaaaaaagaaatctgacggtgagaaaaaaaaatgggaTAGGGGGAATTCTGGTTCTAGTAACGAGGATTTAAGATACGAGAAACATAAAGACGGACATTCGAGCTACAAAAAAAAGCGCACCAAAAATCGATCTGCCGAGAGGTatgaaaaatcagaaaaacaCAAGCAAAAAAGGagatga
- the LOC139996098 gene encoding mitochondrial coenzyme A diphosphatase NUDT8, translating to MKLYSLSLRCLQRCFSTETQQGLNAIRLEYLKPEVVLSEKNRKSFIEKFKASRVPQVDGNAIPQAAVLMPLCMHKGELGFLYTLRSTKLTSNRGQVSFPGGMYDKEDRSLEETALRETWEELKIPREKIDVWVSGNMINKKNVMVLPVFGYIGEIDPEKLQINVNEVEEAFFLSLKNLCDLSVCRFTQFRENYTLPVYLGGKHRVWGFTAAITHIALNALVPDAYKHKLVCSRPMLLEKNR from the exons ATGAAACTCTATTCCCTTTCTTTACGCTGTTTACAGCGTTGTTTT TCGACGGAAACCCAACAAGGCTTAAATGCGATCAGGCTGGAATATTTAAAACCAGAAGTTGTGCTTAGTGAGAAAAATCGGAAATCTTTTATCGAGAAGTTCAAGGCCAGTAGAGTACCACAGGTAGATGGTAATGCGATTCCTCAGGCCGCTGTTTTAATGCCATTATGCATGCACAAAGGAGAACTTGGTTTCTTGTATACCTTAAGATCAACCAAATTAACTTCGAATCGTGGACAAGTCTCATTTCCCGGTGGAATGTACGACAAAGAGGATCGTAGCCTGGAAGAAACTGCATTACGTGAAACATGGGAAGAACTTAAAATTCCAAGGGAGAAAATCGACGTTTGGGTCTCCGGTAACATGATCAATAAAAAGAATGTCATGGTGTTGCCAGTTTTCGGCTATATCGGAGAAATTGATCCAGAAAAGCTTCAAATTAATGTAAACGAAGTAGAAGAAGCTTTTTTTCTCAGCTTAAAAAATCTCTGCGATCTTTCAGTGTGTCGATTTACTCAGTTCCGTGAAAACTACACTTTACCGGTTTATTTAGGAGGGAAACACCGTGTTTGGGGTTTCACCGCAGCAATAACCCATATAGCCTTAAATGCTCTCGTGCCTGATGCCTATAAGCACAAACTTGTTTGTTCACGGCCAATGTTACtagaaaaaaatagataa